One window of Erinaceus europaeus chromosome 6, mEriEur2.1, whole genome shotgun sequence genomic DNA carries:
- the VIM gene encoding vimentin, translating into MSNRSVSSSSYRRMFGGPGTGSRPSASRSFVTTSTRSYSLGSALRPSSARSLYSSAPGGAYVTRSSSVRLRSGVPGLRLTQDSVDFSLADAINTEFKNTRTNEKVELQELNDRFANYIDKVRFLEQQNKILLAELEQLKGQGKSRLGDLYEEEMRELRRQVDQLTNDKARVEVERDNLAEDIMRLREKLQEEMLQREEAESTLQSFRQDVDNASLARLDLERKVESLQEEIAFLKKLHDEEIQELQAQIQEQHVQIDVDVSKPDLTAALRDVRQQYESVAAKNLQEAEEWYKSKFADLSEAANRNNDALRQAKQESNEYRRQVQSLTCEVDALKGTNESLERQMREMEENFAVEAANYQDTIGRLQDEIQNMKEEMARHLREYQDLLNVKMALDIEIATYRKLLEGEESRIALPLPTFSSLNLRETNLESLPLVDTHSKRTLLIKTVETRDGQVINETSQHHDDLE; encoded by the exons ATGTCCAACAGGTCCGTGTCGTCGTCCTCCTACCGCAGGATGTTTGGCGGCCCAGGCACCGGGAGCCGGCCGAGCGCCTCCCGCAGCTTCGTGACCACGTCCACGCGCTCCTACAGCCTGGGCAGCGCGCTGCGCCCCAGCTCGGCCCGCAGCCTCTACTCCTCGGCCCCGGGCGGCGCTTATGTCACGCGCTCGTCCTCCGTACGCCTGCGGAGCGGGGTCCCCGGCCTGCGGCTCACCCAGGACTCGGTGGACTTCTCGCTGGCCGACGCCATCAACACCGAGTTCAAGAACACGCGCACCAACGAGAAGGTGGAGCTGCAGGAGCTCAATGACCGCTTCGCCAACTACATCGACAAGGTGCGCTTCCTGGAGCAGCAGAACAAGATTCTGCTGGCCGAGCTGGAGCAGCTCAAGGGTCAGGGAAAGTCGCGCCTGGGGGACCTGTACGAGGAGGAGATGCGGGAGCTGCGCCGGCAGGTGGACCAGCTCACCAACGACAAGGCGCGCGTGGAGGTGGAGCGCGACAACCTGGCCGAGGACATCATGCGGCTGCGGGAGAA GTTGCAGGAGGAGATGCTTCAGCGAGAGGAAGCCGAAAGCACTCTGCAGTCTTTCAGACAG GATGTTGACAATGCTTCTCTAGCCCGCCTTGACCTTGAACGCAAAGTGGAATCCCTGCAAGAAGAGATTGCTTTCTTGAAGAAACTACATGATGAA GAAATCCAGGAGCTGCAGGCCCAGATTCAGGAACAGCATGTCCAGATTGATGTGGATGTCTCTAAGCCTGACCTCACAGCTGCCCTGCGTGACGTCCGCCAGCAGTATGAGAGTGTGGCTGCCAAGAATCTTCAGGAGGCCGAGGAATGGTACAAGTCCAAG TTTGCTGACCTTTCTGAGGCTGCTAACCGGAACAATGATGCCCTGCGCCAGGCAAAGCAGGAGTCCAATGAGTACCGCAGACAGGTGCAGTCCCTCACCTGCGAAGTGGATGCACTTAAGGGCACG AACGAGTCTCTGGAACGCCAGATGCGTGAAATGGAAGAGAACTTTGCTGTTGAAGCTGCTAACTACCAAGACACTATTGGGCGCCTGCAGGATGAGATTCAGAACATGAAGGAAGAAATGGCCAGGCACCTCCGTGAGTACCAAGATCTGCTGAACGTGAAGATGGCTCTCGACATTGAGATCGCCACCTACAGGAAGCTGCTGGAAGGCGAGGAGAGCAG AATTGCCCTGCCTCTTCCAACCTTTTCCTCCCTGAACCTGAGGG AAACCAATCTGGAGTCACTTCCTCTGGTGGACACCCACTCAAAAAGAACACTTCTGATTAAGACAGTGGAAACCAGAGATGGACAG GTTATCAATGAAACTTCTCAGCATCATGATGACCTTGAGTGA